A region of Candidatus Flexicrinis proximus DNA encodes the following proteins:
- a CDS encoding GNAT family N-acetyltransferase: protein MPITVRPGTAEDSYAVFRIFVTTISDLGARTGTQGITGGDDPAVLSDLWDRRRSLFEHLARSADQFWVAERDGEMIGYARSIVRHSVRELTEFFVLPGHQSAGVGRELLSRVFSRAGVANRSIVATVDTRALARYLKTGVTVRFPICNLARVPEAIPLPATDLTFEPVSESPLTLAAIAAIDAPILGYRRDIDHAWLLNDRQGFLYTRGGKTVGYGYVGYRSGPFALLDAADFPAVLAHAEATAAQQYDLFAVELPMTNHTAIQYLLARGYTLDSFFAFFLTDHPVGTLENYAFTSPPFFV, encoded by the coding sequence ATGCCCATCACGGTTCGTCCCGGCACGGCAGAAGATTCCTACGCGGTTTTCCGGATATTTGTCACCACGATTTCAGACCTCGGCGCCCGGACCGGAACACAAGGCATTACCGGCGGGGACGATCCGGCGGTATTGTCAGACCTATGGGACCGGCGCCGGTCGCTGTTCGAACACCTTGCGCGCAGCGCGGACCAGTTCTGGGTCGCCGAGCGTGACGGCGAAATGATCGGCTATGCACGGTCGATCGTGCGCCACTCCGTCCGTGAGCTGACCGAGTTCTTCGTGCTGCCCGGCCACCAGTCGGCGGGGGTTGGCCGTGAACTGCTGTCCAGGGTGTTTTCCCGGGCGGGTGTGGCCAACCGGAGCATCGTCGCCACCGTCGATACGCGCGCGCTGGCCCGCTACCTCAAGACCGGCGTCACCGTGCGCTTCCCGATCTGCAACCTGGCGCGCGTGCCGGAGGCGATTCCGCTGCCGGCGACCGACCTGACGTTCGAACCCGTCAGCGAGAGTCCGCTCACGCTGGCCGCCATTGCCGCGATCGATGCCCCGATCCTCGGCTACCGGCGCGACATCGACCATGCCTGGCTGCTTAACGACCGGCAGGGTTTTCTGTATACACGCGGCGGCAAGACTGTCGGCTACGGCTATGTCGGCTATCGCAGCGGACCGTTTGCACTGCTCGACGCGGCGGATTTCCCGGCTGTTCTGGCGCATGCCGAGGCGACGGCCGCGCAGCAGTACGATCTGTTTGCCGTCGAGCTTCCGATGACCAACCATACGGCGATCCAGTATCTGCTGGCGCGCGGGTACACGCTCGACTCGTTC